In a genomic window of Salegentibacter salegens:
- a CDS encoding IS256 family transposase produces the protein MTQEEIKELKEKALKQFLSGESLTGKNGAFAPMLREFMEEALEAEMSSHLSDEEKGSKAGNKRNGKGKKTLKSSQGDVTINTPQDRNSTFEPEIVAKRQRILADNLEKQIIGMYGMGNSLRDISAHIEEMYDSKISTHVLSDITDRVIPKVKEWQDRPLEPVYCILWLDAMHFKVREEGKVKHKALYNILGINKAGRKEVLGMYISESEGANFWLQVLTQLNNRGLKDILIACTDNLTGFSEAIHSVYPKTDIQLCIVHQIRNSMKYVASKDQKDFMKDLKLVYKADTKDQAESALLDLEEKWGKRYPIVIRSWNDNWDRLSAYFEYTAPIRKLIYTTNAVEAFHRQVRKVTKTKGAFTNDMALLKLVYLATRRIEKKWNAPLQNWGLVVQQLAIKFEGRLELDLATNETKN, from the coding sequence ATGACACAAGAAGAGATTAAGGAATTAAAGGAAAAAGCATTAAAACAATTTTTATCAGGAGAATCCCTAACCGGCAAAAACGGCGCTTTTGCTCCAATGCTTAGGGAGTTTATGGAAGAGGCCCTGGAAGCAGAAATGTCTTCGCACCTTTCCGATGAAGAAAAAGGCTCAAAAGCAGGTAATAAGCGTAATGGCAAAGGCAAAAAGACCCTAAAGAGCAGCCAAGGGGACGTCACCATTAACACGCCCCAGGATCGTAACAGTACCTTTGAGCCGGAGATCGTAGCGAAACGCCAGCGTATCCTGGCCGATAATTTAGAAAAGCAGATTATAGGCATGTACGGGATGGGCAATAGCCTGCGGGATATCTCAGCTCATATAGAGGAAATGTATGATTCCAAGATATCCACACACGTTCTAAGTGATATTACGGACCGGGTGATTCCCAAGGTTAAGGAATGGCAGGATCGCCCCTTGGAGCCGGTATATTGCATCCTATGGCTCGACGCGATGCACTTCAAGGTACGCGAAGAAGGCAAAGTAAAGCACAAGGCCTTGTATAATATTTTAGGAATAAATAAAGCTGGAAGAAAGGAAGTGCTGGGTATGTATATCTCGGAAAGTGAAGGGGCCAATTTTTGGCTTCAGGTGCTGACCCAATTAAACAACCGTGGCTTAAAAGATATTCTGATTGCCTGTACGGATAATCTTACGGGCTTTAGTGAAGCCATTCATTCTGTTTATCCCAAGACTGATATTCAGCTATGTATTGTCCACCAGATCCGCAATAGTATGAAGTATGTGGCCAGTAAGGATCAAAAAGATTTTATGAAAGACCTTAAACTGGTGTACAAGGCTGACACCAAAGACCAGGCTGAATCGGCTTTACTGGATCTGGAAGAAAAATGGGGCAAAAGATATCCCATAGTGATCCGTTCCTGGAATGATAACTGGGACCGATTGAGTGCTTATTTTGAATATACCGCACCCATTAGAAAACTCATATACACCACAAATGCCGTAGAGGCTTTTCACCGGCAGGTAAGAAAAGTAACCAAGACCAAAGGCGCTTTTACCAATGATATGGCACTATTGAAGCTGGTTTACCTAGCTACCAGAAGAATTGAAAAGAAATGGAACGCCCCACTGCAGAACTGGGGTTTGGTAGTTCAACAATTAGCTATTAAATTTGAAGGTCGGCTAGAGTTGGACTTAGCCACCAATGAAACGAAAAACTAA
- a CDS encoding SIS domain-containing protein, whose protein sequence is MKENKSGEQSVSHTKQEIEGQPELWESVYDLIQIQEEQITTFLDPILNKKDLEIILTGAGSSAFVGEAAQGLVQKNSQRTTRAIATTDLVTHPELFFPKDRHPVLLISFARSGNSPESVETVSLADSFCSQIYHLVITCNKDGELYKYTRANTKTALAILLPEKANDKSLAMTGSFTSMLLTILLVSDLKDIESNKLELQRIVKQGNLLLENAKAFKEISAKYFERVVFLGSGPMLGIARECHLKLQELTDGQIICKHDSFLGFRHGPRAVTNEKTLLVYLFSPSDHVYKYELDLATSISKDPRTIECVSIGRSKEKALNSCLNIDLNLSPNQELNIVPATLIGQILGYYKSLQLGLNPDNPSISGAISRVVQGVEIYKYPKKATP, encoded by the coding sequence ATGAAGGAGAATAAATCAGGAGAACAAAGTGTCTCACATACCAAACAAGAAATAGAAGGTCAACCAGAATTATGGGAATCAGTTTATGACCTAATTCAAATACAAGAGGAACAAATCACAACCTTTTTAGATCCCATCTTAAATAAGAAAGATTTAGAAATAATTCTAACAGGCGCCGGGTCTTCGGCCTTTGTGGGAGAAGCCGCTCAAGGTTTGGTTCAAAAGAACAGCCAGCGTACTACGCGGGCAATTGCTACAACCGATTTAGTAACCCACCCTGAACTTTTTTTTCCTAAAGACCGTCATCCCGTACTTTTAATTTCTTTTGCCCGCTCGGGTAACAGCCCCGAAAGTGTTGAAACAGTAAGTTTAGCCGACAGTTTTTGCTCCCAGATTTATCATTTAGTAATTACCTGTAATAAAGATGGTGAGTTATATAAATATACTAGAGCTAATACCAAAACTGCTTTGGCCATTTTGCTCCCAGAAAAAGCCAATGATAAAAGCCTGGCGATGACGGGAAGTTTTACTTCGATGTTATTGACTATATTATTGGTTAGTGATCTAAAAGATATAGAAAGTAATAAATTGGAATTGCAACGCATAGTGAAGCAGGGGAACCTTCTTCTTGAAAATGCAAAAGCATTTAAAGAAATATCGGCTAAATATTTTGAACGAGTGGTTTTTTTGGGATCGGGACCTATGCTTGGAATTGCTCGGGAATGTCATTTAAAACTACAGGAATTAACCGATGGTCAGATTATTTGTAAGCACGATTCTTTCTTAGGTTTTAGGCATGGTCCGCGTGCAGTGACTAATGAAAAAACCTTATTGGTATATCTTTTCTCCCCTAGTGATCATGTTTATAAATATGAATTGGACCTTGCAACATCTATTTCGAAAGATCCCAGGACGATAGAATGTGTAAGTATTGGTCGCTCAAAAGAAAAAGCTCTCAATTCCTGTCTCAATATAGATTTAAATTTGAGTCCAAACCAGGAATTAAATATTGTACCTGCTACCTTAATCGGTCAGATCCTGGGGTATTATAAATCCTTACAATTGGGTCTTAATCCAGACAATCCATCAATTTCTGGAGCGATAAGTCGGGTAGTTCAAGGTGTTGAAATATACAAATATCCTAAAAAAGCAACACCATGA
- a CDS encoding 1-phosphofructokinase family hexose kinase — protein MILSLCPNPSIDSYAWLNKLIPGESNRITNIKEYPGGKATHIALALAELGSESMLYAFWGGSSGEWIKKQCLKKGVYTNGVNLLDNNRKCYTFLSDNKSFNNTEILEPGPSLTKKNWEDFKLGYIRLIEHTTILCMAGSWPKGVSSNTYAKLIQIGKSFGKRTILDCTGKQLHNALEVGFFGLHLNEHEAKSLCGSTSMEDLLQTLSGRVELVALTRGSKGLELFYKGKLIVANVKIEGMVSPVGSGDCLTAGIAYAVDKSFSPSKIAAYGVACGAANCLNEDLGMLKFEDVNRLLPQVEVKEITYEQ, from the coding sequence ATGATTCTTAGCCTTTGCCCTAATCCTTCCATTGATAGTTACGCCTGGTTGAATAAGCTTATTCCCGGAGAATCAAATCGGATAACAAATATAAAAGAATATCCAGGCGGTAAAGCCACCCATATTGCCCTGGCCCTTGCTGAGCTCGGCAGCGAATCAATGTTATATGCTTTTTGGGGTGGTTCCTCGGGTGAATGGATCAAGAAGCAATGTTTAAAGAAAGGAGTTTATACTAATGGAGTTAATTTATTAGACAATAACAGAAAGTGTTATACTTTCTTGTCTGATAATAAATCTTTTAATAATACCGAGATTTTAGAACCAGGTCCCAGTCTTACTAAAAAGAACTGGGAAGATTTTAAGCTGGGTTATATACGTTTAATTGAACATACCACCATTCTTTGTATGGCTGGTTCCTGGCCAAAGGGTGTTTCTTCAAATACCTATGCAAAATTAATCCAGATAGGAAAGAGTTTTGGGAAACGTACCATACTTGATTGTACTGGAAAACAGCTTCATAATGCACTTGAAGTAGGTTTTTTTGGTTTGCACCTTAACGAGCATGAAGCCAAAAGCCTTTGTGGGAGTACAAGTATGGAGGATTTATTACAAACTTTAAGCGGTAGGGTTGAACTTGTAGCCTTAACCAGGGGTAGTAAAGGACTGGAACTTTTTTATAAGGGTAAACTTATCGTAGCAAATGTAAAAATAGAAGGAATGGTAAGCCCGGTGGGTAGTGGCGACTGTCTTACTGCCGGAATAGCTTATGCCGTAGATAAGAGTTTCTCTCCATCGAAAATTGCCGCGTATGGAGTGGCGTGTGGTGCAGCAAACTGTTTAAACGAAGACCTGGGAATGTTGAAATTCGAAGATGTTAATCGATTACTACCACAGGTAGAAGTAAAGGAAATAACCTATGAGCAATAA
- a CDS encoding carbohydrate kinase family protein, translated as MSNKKLLVVGELNIDLILNQIQGFPEIGTEKIAENMDFTLGSSSAILASNIAALGVSTSFCGLLGQDSFGDFILKELQKKKVNTRFVHRTQEAKTGITVVMNYDQDRANITYCGAMNVLSMEHIPWGNISEFSHLHFSNYFLQPGMKPFIAELFKKAKEEGLTTSLDLQVDPEDKWDFDYKNCLPFVDVFLPNESELLNLSGKNNLEDAIEMIKSYTNILALKLGDKGGRVVTKSEDITIKPYLNKKYKDAIGAGDSFNAGFLKKFIQGETLSTCLEFANLTGSLSTTAAGGTGAFRDEKEIEIKIQQIRNKKL; from the coding sequence ATGAGCAATAAAAAACTATTAGTGGTTGGAGAGCTGAATATTGATCTTATTTTAAATCAAATTCAAGGTTTTCCAGAAATAGGTACAGAAAAAATTGCTGAAAATATGGATTTTACCCTGGGTAGTTCTTCAGCAATTTTAGCTTCTAATATAGCTGCTCTGGGAGTTTCTACTTCTTTTTGCGGCCTGCTTGGGCAAGATAGTTTTGGTGATTTCATTTTAAAAGAATTACAAAAAAAGAAGGTAAATACTCGTTTTGTTCACCGTACCCAGGAGGCTAAAACCGGAATTACGGTAGTGATGAATTATGATCAGGATCGCGCTAATATAACCTATTGCGGTGCGATGAATGTTTTAAGTATGGAGCATATACCCTGGGGAAATATCTCCGAATTTTCGCATCTACATTTTTCAAATTATTTTCTTCAACCTGGAATGAAACCTTTTATCGCTGAATTATTCAAGAAAGCAAAGGAAGAAGGACTTACTACTTCTCTAGATTTACAGGTAGACCCGGAGGATAAATGGGATTTTGATTATAAAAATTGTTTACCGTTTGTAGATGTTTTTCTTCCCAATGAAAGTGAACTTCTAAATCTTAGTGGAAAGAATAATCTAGAAGATGCTATTGAAATGATAAAGAGCTATACCAATATTCTGGCTTTAAAATTAGGAGATAAAGGTGGTCGTGTTGTTACCAAGTCGGAAGATATCACGATAAAACCTTATTTGAATAAGAAATACAAAGATGCGATTGGTGCAGGGGATTCCTTTAATGCCGGTTTCCTTAAAAAATTCATCCAAGGTGAGACTTTAAGCACATGCCTCGAGTTTGCTAATCTTACTGGTTCATTAAGCACAACAGCAGCGGGAGGCACTGGAGCATTTAGAGACGAAAAAGAAATTGAAATAAAAATTCAACAAATCAGGAATAAGAAATTATAA
- a CDS encoding class II fructose-bisphosphate aldolase, whose amino-acid sequence MKLKEKLQQLRSEGRGILATNFYNLETLHGVLGAASEVNEPLILQLTKSSIDYMGLDTAVNLGRTGLKQFGVEGWIHLDHGGSVDLAQRCLDAGFDSVMIDGSELPFQENIQITRDVVERAKKYGAHVEAELGYVAKLGQSHDEEVFTQPEEAKQFVEETGIDALAVAIGTSHGFYQKEPELQLDLLEKIAKATPVGLVLHGGSGVPGSQMQSAISRGICKVNLATEIKNIFMKTLQSELRNNEEIDLRKVFPVATGEITKLVKGKLEIVKNNR is encoded by the coding sequence ATGAAATTAAAAGAAAAATTACAACAACTGCGAAGTGAAGGACGTGGAATTCTGGCCACTAATTTTTATAACCTGGAAACCTTGCATGGAGTATTAGGTGCTGCTTCAGAAGTGAATGAACCTTTAATTTTACAGCTCACCAAAAGCTCTATAGATTATATGGGACTGGATACAGCGGTTAATTTAGGCCGTACAGGATTAAAACAGTTTGGAGTAGAAGGTTGGATTCATTTGGATCACGGTGGTTCGGTTGATTTAGCGCAGCGGTGCCTGGATGCCGGTTTTGATTCGGTGATGATAGACGGTAGTGAATTACCTTTTCAAGAGAACATTCAAATTACCCGGGACGTTGTAGAACGGGCTAAAAAATATGGAGCACATGTAGAAGCTGAATTGGGGTATGTTGCTAAGTTAGGACAATCGCACGATGAAGAAGTTTTTACCCAACCCGAGGAAGCCAAACAATTTGTAGAAGAAACGGGAATTGATGCCCTGGCAGTTGCCATTGGTACTTCACATGGATTTTACCAAAAAGAACCTGAGTTACAATTAGATTTACTGGAGAAAATTGCAAAAGCTACTCCTGTAGGATTAGTATTGCACGGTGGTTCAGGAGTGCCGGGTTCCCAGATGCAGTCCGCCATTTCTAGAGGGATTTGTAAAGTAAACCTTGCTACAGAAATCAAGAATATCTTTATGAAAACCTTGCAAAGTGAATTGCGTAATAATGAAGAGATAGATTTAAGAAAGGTATTTCCCGTAGCGACTGGGGAAATTACAAAATTGGTAAAAGGTAAATTAGAAATTGTAAAGAATAATAGGTAA
- a CDS encoding amidohydrolase family protein — translation MISKFIDAHVHLNTLSSEKMEKMMEYNSGFLSINTNIPFFDEIEEQEKIILKLQKKYPGRIKYFTTFNFKKWGTPDFVDDAITQIQRGLDNGAVGVKIWKDVGFDYHFEDGSFVMIDDPVFDPIFDFIQKNKIMLIGHQGEPRNCWLPLDEMTVDSDRNYFKEHPEYHMFLQKQYPTYEDQMQARDHMLDKFPGITYVGLHLFSMEWSIKEVATRLEAYPNTLTDVAERVCHLQLQAKDNWEAVRDFCLKYQDRIIYGTDVIDDGNTPDEEIAARFEHLWNFHYDFFATENTLSAPEFRGEFKGLNLPREVVEKIFYTNAKETYGFSDF, via the coding sequence ATGATATCAAAATTTATAGATGCTCATGTGCATTTAAACACGCTTTCTTCAGAAAAAATGGAGAAAATGATGGAATATAATTCGGGTTTTCTTTCTATAAACACCAATATTCCATTTTTTGATGAAATTGAAGAACAAGAAAAAATCATTCTTAAACTTCAGAAAAAATATCCTGGAAGGATAAAATATTTTACCACTTTCAATTTCAAAAAATGGGGGACTCCAGATTTTGTAGATGATGCCATTACTCAAATACAACGAGGATTGGATAATGGAGCAGTGGGGGTGAAGATCTGGAAAGATGTGGGTTTTGATTATCATTTCGAGGACGGCAGCTTTGTGATGATAGATGATCCTGTTTTTGATCCAATTTTTGATTTTATTCAAAAGAATAAAATTATGCTTATAGGCCATCAGGGAGAGCCTCGAAATTGTTGGCTGCCTCTTGATGAAATGACCGTAGATTCAGACAGAAATTATTTTAAAGAACATCCGGAATACCATATGTTTCTTCAAAAGCAATATCCGACTTATGAAGATCAAATGCAGGCCAGGGATCACATGCTCGATAAATTTCCTGGAATTACCTACGTGGGACTTCACTTGTTCAGCATGGAATGGAGTATAAAAGAAGTAGCTACTCGCCTGGAAGCATATCCAAATACCTTAACAGATGTAGCCGAGCGTGTTTGCCATTTGCAATTACAGGCTAAAGATAATTGGGAAGCGGTACGGGACTTCTGTTTAAAATACCAGGATAGGATCATTTACGGTACCGATGTTATTGACGATGGAAATACTCCAGATGAAGAAATCGCAGCACGGTTTGAACATTTGTGGAACTTTCATTATGATTTTTTTGCTACGGAAAATACATTGAGTGCACCTGAATTTAGAGGTGAATTCAAAGGGCTTAATCTTCCCAGAGAAGTTGTGGAGAAGATATTTTATACCAATGCGAAAGAAACTTATGGTTTTTCCGATTTTTGA
- a CDS encoding Gfo/Idh/MocA family protein — translation MKNNRRDFLRITGLGGLGLVSGSFLNCKGPEAFLANTPTGSQQFNMSGYAAPKLETVRIGFIGLGMRGPGAVNRMSQIEGVEIKALCDLRPEQAEKAKELLKGTSHNPDLYSGSDNAWKEMVDRDDLDLIYIATPWDWHTPMAVYAMEAGKHAAVEVPAAKTIDQCWELVETSERTKKHCMMLENCCYDFFELLTLNMARQGYFGEIIHGEGAYIHNLLDLNFQKNAYEDMWRLRENYERNGNLYPTHGLGPICQVMNVNRGDQMDYLTSLSSNDFHMAGKAKELAKDDPFYNQFVGKDYAGNMNTTMIKTKNGKSIMVQHDVTSPRPYSRIHLVSGTEAFARKWPTPERVAKGHSWLNESEMAELESKYTPEIVKKVGDMAKKVGGHGGMDFIMDWRLIDCLRNGLPLDQDVYDAALWSSITPLSVDSVTNRAQSIDVPDFTRGAWKNNKPVNVTLKGGGTTNVILKA, via the coding sequence ATGAAAAATAACCGAAGAGATTTTTTAAGAATAACCGGTTTGGGTGGGCTTGGACTTGTAAGCGGAAGCTTTTTAAATTGTAAAGGGCCTGAAGCTTTTTTAGCTAATACACCTACCGGTTCCCAACAGTTTAATATGAGCGGATATGCCGCTCCCAAATTGGAAACCGTTCGTATTGGTTTTATTGGTTTGGGAATGAGAGGCCCAGGTGCGGTAAATCGTATGAGCCAAATTGAAGGAGTAGAGATTAAAGCACTGTGTGACCTAAGGCCTGAACAGGCTGAAAAAGCTAAAGAACTTTTAAAGGGTACTTCTCATAATCCCGATTTATATTCCGGTAGTGATAATGCATGGAAAGAAATGGTAGACCGGGACGATTTAGATTTAATTTATATTGCAACTCCCTGGGATTGGCATACACCAATGGCAGTATATGCCATGGAAGCTGGAAAACATGCTGCAGTAGAAGTTCCTGCCGCTAAGACCATTGATCAGTGTTGGGAGTTGGTGGAAACATCCGAAAGAACTAAGAAGCATTGTATGATGCTTGAAAATTGCTGTTATGATTTCTTCGAGCTTTTAACTTTGAATATGGCACGCCAGGGCTATTTTGGAGAAATTATCCATGGGGAAGGAGCTTATATCCATAATCTATTAGATCTAAATTTCCAAAAGAATGCATACGAGGATATGTGGCGGCTAAGAGAAAATTATGAAAGAAATGGTAACTTGTACCCTACTCATGGGTTAGGACCTATTTGCCAGGTAATGAATGTAAACCGGGGAGACCAAATGGATTATTTAACTTCACTATCGAGTAATGATTTTCATATGGCTGGCAAGGCAAAAGAATTAGCTAAAGATGATCCGTTTTACAACCAGTTTGTAGGTAAAGATTATGCCGGAAATATGAATACTACCATGATTAAAACCAAAAACGGGAAAAGTATAATGGTGCAGCATGATGTTACTTCTCCGCGCCCTTATTCGCGAATACATTTAGTAAGCGGGACCGAAGCTTTTGCGAGAAAATGGCCCACCCCTGAGAGAGTAGCTAAAGGGCATAGCTGGTTAAATGAAAGCGAAATGGCTGAACTTGAAAGTAAATATACTCCCGAAATAGTAAAAAAGGTTGGCGATATGGCGAAGAAAGTTGGGGGCCACGGCGGGATGGATTTTATAATGGACTGGCGATTGATTGATTGTCTTAGAAACGGTCTTCCTCTAGATCAGGATGTATACGATGCCGCTTTATGGAGTTCAATAACTCCGCTTTCGGTAGATTCTGTTACAAACAGGGCTCAATCTATAGACGTTCCCGATTTTACAAGGGGCGCATGGAAAAATAATAAACCAGTTAATGTAACTTTAAAAGGAGGTGGAACCACCAATGTGATATTGAAAGCTTAA
- the agaR gene encoding transcriptional repressor AgaR, which translates to MRKAAARRSKILEILDESNKVNVTELSEHFEVSEVTIRNDLDKLEKNKLLVRAHGGAFKTNNLALAVSEKKSINRDLKRLIGKTAVGLIQENDSIILDSGTTTFEIASNLGKFKEITVISNALDIVNNLAQFDNLKVYMPGGYLKEFSMSLVGPMAERNLKQLFCNKLFLGVDSIRSNVGFFTHHMEEAYLNQIMIEIAEEVIVVADSTKFKKTGLAFIQNFEHIDKVITDDGIDENDLKMLQKNNVEVLIAGKTE; encoded by the coding sequence ATGAGGAAAGCAGCAGCACGCCGATCTAAAATATTGGAAATTCTTGATGAATCTAATAAAGTGAACGTAACCGAATTAAGTGAGCACTTTGAGGTGAGTGAAGTTACTATTCGTAACGATTTAGATAAATTAGAAAAAAATAAACTTCTTGTTAGAGCTCACGGCGGTGCTTTTAAAACTAACAACCTGGCTTTGGCAGTTTCAGAAAAGAAAAGTATTAATCGCGATCTCAAACGATTAATAGGCAAAACGGCTGTTGGTCTTATTCAGGAAAATGATTCTATTATTCTGGACTCCGGAACAACTACTTTTGAAATTGCAAGTAATCTAGGGAAGTTTAAAGAAATTACGGTTATTTCTAATGCGCTAGATATTGTTAATAATCTTGCTCAATTTGATAATTTAAAAGTCTATATGCCCGGGGGATATTTAAAAGAATTTTCCATGTCCTTAGTGGGGCCAATGGCTGAACGCAATTTGAAACAGCTTTTTTGCAATAAGTTGTTTCTTGGGGTAGATAGTATAAGAAGCAATGTTGGTTTTTTCACCCACCATATGGAAGAAGCATATTTAAACCAAATAATGATTGAAATTGCCGAGGAAGTAATTGTGGTGGCAGATTCTACTAAATTTAAAAAAACAGGTCTTGCTTTTATTCAGAATTTTGAACATATAGATAAGGTTATTACCGACGATGGAATTGATGAAAATGATCTTAAAATGCTACAAAAGAATAACGTTGAAGTTTTAATTGCTGGAAAAACTGAATAA
- a CDS encoding dihydrodipicolinate synthase family protein, which yields MKNLFAATYAPMKDDWSINSGMVGQYADFLKRNKLSGVFINGSTGDFVSLTTNERTELLEAWADHRSNGLYLINHVGSNSLKEAETLAASSVGRADAVAAIAPFYFKPSNTQQLIDYCKSIALKAKDLPFYYYHLPVLTGVNFPMLSFAEKAKEQIPNFAGIKFTENNLVEFQKTSLGHPDLDIFFGVDEAFYSSLGLQAGGWVGSTYNHLSPLFYKIKDEFDKGNLREASQLQSFVVKFVETLSGYGSFNGTGKSFMKKLGVDCGPSRYPHPTLKDSEIENAFKTFENIGLSEYFSS from the coding sequence ATGAAAAACTTGTTTGCGGCGACTTATGCGCCTATGAAAGATGATTGGAGCATTAATTCTGGGATGGTTGGTCAATATGCCGATTTTCTTAAAAGAAATAAACTATCTGGAGTTTTTATCAATGGTTCAACTGGTGACTTTGTATCCTTAACGACTAATGAGCGTACTGAGCTTTTAGAAGCCTGGGCCGATCATAGGTCAAATGGCTTATACTTAATAAATCACGTAGGAAGTAATAGCCTGAAAGAGGCAGAAACTCTTGCAGCCTCTTCAGTAGGAAGAGCTGATGCAGTGGCAGCAATTGCTCCTTTTTATTTTAAACCTTCAAATACACAGCAATTAATTGATTATTGTAAATCAATTGCATTAAAGGCAAAAGATCTTCCTTTTTACTACTATCACTTACCTGTTTTAACCGGTGTAAATTTTCCAATGCTGAGTTTTGCTGAAAAAGCTAAGGAACAAATTCCAAATTTTGCCGGTATCAAATTTACCGAGAATAATCTTGTAGAATTTCAAAAAACGAGTCTGGGTCATCCTGATTTGGATATTTTTTTCGGAGTAGATGAAGCTTTTTATTCTTCACTAGGTTTACAAGCTGGTGGTTGGGTTGGAAGCACTTACAATCATTTATCTCCACTTTTTTATAAAATAAAAGATGAATTTGATAAAGGAAATCTCCGCGAAGCTTCGCAATTACAAAGTTTCGTAGTAAAATTCGTAGAGACTTTGAGTGGTTATGGTAGCTTTAATGGTACCGGAAAAAGCTTTATGAAGAAGCTAGGGGTGGACTGTGGACCATCTCGTTATCCGCATCCTACCTTGAAAGATTCTGAAATAGAAAATGCCTTCAAAACTTTTGAAAATATAGGCTTGTCGGAATATTTTTCATCATAA